From the Desulfomonilia bacterium genome, one window contains:
- the rsgA gene encoding ribosome small subunit-dependent GTPase A: protein MNELSALGFSDWFESHAGGILREGQQVARVSAVDRNSYMIRNELEEIPAELAGKFYFNSGSPVEMPCVGDWVAVQYYNDNSAAIIHAVFPRKTFLRRRRAGTEIDYQMIAANIDIAFIIQSCHFDFNLSRLNRYLVMAADGRVEPVIILAKTDLITSHELEEKLDAVIQAGITVRVIALSNITGAGFDEFKQVLMPGKTYCLLGSSGVGKTTLINHLTGRDDLATKAVSRTGEGTHSTTRRQLIVLDEHIMFIDTPGMRELGILGAGEGMDKGFEDIIKLSATCRYADCSHTQEAGCAVLAAISKKELSEERYSSYMKLKKESDFYEMSYLEKRNKDKAFGRFIKTAKKTMKR from the coding sequence ATGAATGAATTAAGTGCACTTGGTTTTAGCGATTGGTTTGAATCTCATGCAGGCGGTATTCTCCGCGAAGGTCAACAAGTTGCACGCGTATCGGCAGTTGACCGGAATTCGTATATGATAAGGAATGAACTTGAAGAGATTCCTGCCGAGCTTGCGGGTAAGTTCTATTTTAATTCAGGCTCGCCTGTCGAGATGCCATGTGTAGGCGACTGGGTTGCCGTGCAGTATTACAATGACAACTCTGCGGCGATCATCCATGCCGTGTTTCCGCGGAAGACCTTTTTGCGCCGTAGGCGCGCCGGTACGGAAATCGACTACCAGATGATCGCAGCCAATATCGATATCGCTTTCATCATCCAGTCATGCCACTTCGACTTCAACCTGTCCAGATTGAACAGATATCTGGTAATGGCTGCCGACGGGCGTGTCGAGCCGGTCATCATTCTTGCCAAAACCGATTTAATTACAAGTCACGAGCTTGAGGAAAAGCTTGATGCTGTCATACAGGCGGGCATCACGGTAAGGGTCATTGCCCTGAGCAATATAACCGGAGCAGGATTCGATGAATTCAAGCAGGTATTGATGCCTGGAAAAACATATTGCCTGCTTGGGTCATCCGGAGTGGGCAAGACCACGCTGATCAATCATCTGACCGGACGGGATGATCTTGCCACCAAAGCCGTAAGCCGAACAGGGGAGGGCACACACTCGACAACGCGGCGGCAGCTCATTGTTCTTGATGAACACATTATGTTCATCGATACGCCCGGGATGAGAGAACTTGGTATTCTGGGCGCCGGTGAAGGAATGGATAAAGGTTTTGAAGATATTATTAAACTCTCAGCAACCTGCCGTTACGCGGACTGCAGTCATACGCAGGAGGCGGGTTGTGCCGTTCTTGCGGCAATTTCAAAAAAAGAACTGAGTGAAGAGCGATATTCAAGCTATATGAAACTCAAAAAAGAATCGGATTTCTATGAAATGTCGTATCTTGAGAAACGTAATAAAGACAAGGCATTCGGCCGCTTCATCAAGACGGCAAAGAAGACCATGAAAAGGTGA
- a CDS encoding MFS transporter, with amino-acid sequence MQSFQDRKFYGWWIVAGGFILNFIGIGIAFNALGIFFKPVVEELGFKRGDFSLYFTIAALSMTFAAPIVGKLMERFNVRLVMGFCTALLGISFAMLSQCNTLSNFYILAVFIGIGHAGSHIIPVSTMINNWFRVKRGIAMGIVFSATGIGGMISNPVGNWLIINYGWRSTAIILGTVIFLISVPTATLIMRKTPEEIGQTPDGTPETAQDIAEAAEGLTLGQFVKTGSFILLALMIFFLNTLNVGIQQHLIPYLTDVGHSSTFAANIMALYLGMTVVGKLSLGRISDKKGLSTGLVIFCGILGLGIALLFGSRLVWVAITWGVIYGIGNAVQTVMPPLMTASCAGLKHFSTIYGVMAIFQTLGSGLGMPLSGYIFDKTGNYNIAFALYLVLCILSAALGYMALKNSVFSRRALSLESGVNS; translated from the coding sequence ATGCAGAGTTTTCAGGACAGGAAATTTTACGGCTGGTGGATTGTAGCAGGCGGATTCATTTTAAATTTCATAGGCATCGGTATAGCGTTCAACGCACTGGGGATCTTTTTCAAGCCTGTTGTTGAAGAACTGGGGTTCAAGAGAGGTGATTTTTCTTTGTACTTCACCATCGCCGCCCTTTCCATGACCTTTGCAGCACCAATTGTGGGAAAGCTGATGGAGCGCTTCAATGTCAGGCTGGTGATGGGCTTCTGTACGGCGCTTCTGGGCATATCGTTTGCGATGCTGTCGCAGTGCAATACCCTGTCAAACTTTTATATCCTTGCAGTTTTCATAGGCATAGGCCATGCGGGCAGTCATATCATCCCGGTATCTACCATGATAAACAACTGGTTCAGGGTAAAACGCGGGATTGCAATGGGTATAGTATTTTCCGCAACCGGCATCGGCGGCATGATCTCGAATCCTGTGGGCAACTGGCTGATTATCAATTACGGATGGAGGAGTACAGCCATAATTCTCGGAACGGTGATATTCCTTATTTCTGTCCCTACCGCGACACTCATCATGCGGAAAACCCCTGAGGAAATTGGACAGACTCCTGACGGTACGCCTGAAACAGCCCAGGATATTGCCGAAGCCGCAGAGGGTCTGACACTTGGCCAGTTCGTAAAGACCGGTTCGTTCATCCTCCTTGCGCTGATGATTTTCTTCCTCAATACCCTTAACGTAGGCATTCAGCAGCACCTGATACCCTATCTGACAGATGTGGGCCATTCATCTACTTTTGCAGCAAACATCATGGCGCTGTATCTTGGAATGACTGTTGTCGGAAAACTCAGCCTCGGAAGAATCAGCGACAAGAAAGGTCTTTCGACAGGTCTTGTCATTTTCTGCGGGATACTCGGCCTCGGTATAGCACTGCTGTTCGGTTCCAGACTGGTATGGGTCGCCATCACATGGGGTGTTATCTATGGCATAGGCAATGCCGTTCAGACTGTAATGCCGCCTCTTATGACAGCCTCATGCGCAGGGCTTAAGCATTTTTCGACAATTTATGGTGTCATGGCGATTTTCCAGACACTTGGCTCAGGCCTCGGTATGCCGCTTTCAGGTTACATATTCGACAAGACCGGCAACTACAACATTGCATTCGCGCTATATCTGGTTTTGTGCATCCTGTCTGCAGCGTTGGGGTATATGGCGCTAAAAAATTCCGTGTTTTCCCGGAGAGCCTTAAGCCTGGAATCAGGAGTCAACAGTTGA
- a CDS encoding right-handed parallel beta-helix repeat-containing protein — protein sequence MKRIAESLSVMVFVACFLCSCNGPMIITGNLLLKFMSDRGTGTAADPYIIENKEIDMTGKNANAGIQLQYTTAYVVIRNCHIFNGVYAQNNLNENDRADNLGILFQNVKNATIDNCKIEYNNMGMWLEGCHAVTVKNCRVLNNRYRGIYLMDSSNCDIEDNEVHSSSTEYGDDILLNTNFKKFMSVCQYNDVKYNETKKIHLMGNEYTRYNYIIGNTWEGGPSEHYQDSHVGENYYY from the coding sequence ATGAAAAGAATAGCTGAATCTTTATCGGTAATGGTTTTTGTCGCGTGCTTTCTTTGCAGCTGCAACGGCCCAATGATAATAACAGGCAATCTGCTGCTTAAGTTCATGTCAGACCGTGGTACAGGCACGGCAGCTGACCCTTATATTATCGAAAACAAGGAAATCGATATGACAGGGAAGAACGCGAATGCAGGCATACAGCTCCAGTATACGACCGCCTATGTAGTTATCCGCAACTGCCATATCTTCAACGGGGTTTATGCACAGAACAATTTAAACGAAAACGACAGGGCCGACAACCTGGGCATCTTGTTCCAGAATGTGAAGAACGCTACCATTGATAACTGCAAGATTGAATACAACAATATGGGAATGTGGCTGGAGGGATGCCATGCAGTAACGGTCAAGAATTGCAGAGTCTTGAACAACCGCTACCGCGGGATCTACCTGATGGACTCCAGCAACTGTGATATCGAAGATAACGAGGTGCACAGCAGCAGCACGGAATACGGGGATGACATCCTGCTCAATACGAATTTCAAGAAATTCATGAGCGTCTGCCAGTATAACGATGTCAAGTATAATGAAACAAAAAAGATTCATCTGATGGGCAACGAGTACACCCGCTATAACTACATAATTGGCAATACATGGGAAGGCGGACCTTCAGAGCATTACCAGGATTCGCACGTCGGTGAAAACTACTATTATTGA
- a CDS encoding serine hydrolase domain-containing protein, with translation MTKKINMFLSGIVLASLFFSAASGCSSSSSSSSNSGTDYTATIENTSAYIESAITQYNLVGLGIALVDNDRIVWSQGFGFADKELKTPATADTVFMIGSVSKTLTTAALLNLYDKGLIELDAPITSYLPEFDMAARFPGQMHGIIVRRLLNHHSGIPGDIWNAGFVEEMWDDWNTSLYIDWLYSYLRDDYPVYAPGQIASYCNTGFVLAGEIVRRAGGADTFTSYMQENLLAPLGMSRSSFRKITDNAAMGYVNGQPVPGMEANLTATGGAYSTVIDMSQFIMMLLGEGLHPNGTRILNPATVALMGCEEKSQLDIFSYFNPGPGFDITNDFAMSYAGRAWIKDGSTTNFESVIELLPDRKLGVVVLCNSNTAGNIKYAIARECLKNALIDKYDIHQSMPALPIIQSIHDSSQTSGIYAGNTKYHKVIDNGDGTVTLSLNANTSSPTSLTLSYDGSMYACAGCSQKYSFKNISWGGNNYQVLIQVGSSGSDMEELSCGGYAFFIMGQKIAPLITPAWTARLGKTYIIDNFGFNDIGWGEASISFSTKDGLLLGGKYGAQNVLTPDSGYDGLAWVAGINNRGDSCVRVEPVTGGERVTIGGYSGYDIGLVPDISIGDVIIGSTRFHHTDWYRLTIATPGQNIGVVTSGTNPQYTLVLFDSTLKSPVAFGQGSLDWESITGTYYLGITPSPADASEYTLSITAF, from the coding sequence ATGACTAAAAAAATCAACATGTTTCTTTCAGGAATCGTACTTGCGTCATTATTCTTCTCTGCAGCTTCGGGCTGTTCATCCTCTTCATCATCTTCTTCAAACAGCGGTACGGACTACACGGCGACCATTGAAAACACATCCGCATACATAGAGAGCGCCATTACTCAGTACAATCTCGTCGGTCTCGGCATAGCACTTGTGGATAATGACAGGATTGTATGGTCACAGGGATTCGGATTTGCCGACAAGGAGCTTAAGACGCCTGCAACTGCCGATACCGTATTCATGATAGGTTCTGTCTCGAAGACTCTCACAACGGCGGCGCTGCTCAACCTTTATGATAAGGGACTCATCGAACTGGATGCGCCCATAACAAGCTATCTGCCGGAATTCGATATGGCTGCGCGATTTCCCGGCCAGATGCATGGTATAATCGTGAGACGCCTCCTCAACCACCATTCCGGCATACCTGGCGACATATGGAATGCAGGCTTCGTGGAGGAGATGTGGGACGACTGGAATACCAGCCTTTATATTGACTGGCTCTATTCATATCTCAGAGACGACTACCCTGTCTATGCCCCCGGCCAGATTGCATCGTACTGCAACACAGGTTTTGTGTTAGCTGGCGAAATCGTGCGCAGGGCAGGAGGCGCAGATACCTTTACCTCATACATGCAGGAAAACCTGCTCGCACCTCTCGGGATGAGCCGCAGCTCTTTCAGGAAGATAACGGACAATGCAGCAATGGGTTATGTGAACGGGCAGCCGGTACCCGGGATGGAAGCTAACCTCACCGCAACCGGCGGAGCATACAGCACGGTAATCGACATGTCACAGTTCATCATGATGCTTTTGGGCGAAGGCCTCCATCCGAACGGGACGCGAATACTCAACCCTGCAACAGTTGCGCTCATGGGCTGCGAAGAGAAGTCGCAGCTGGACATCTTTTCATACTTCAACCCCGGCCCCGGTTTCGACATAACAAATGATTTTGCAATGAGCTATGCGGGACGCGCCTGGATAAAAGACGGCAGTACGACCAACTTCGAGTCAGTTATAGAGCTGCTTCCGGACAGGAAACTCGGCGTGGTTGTGCTCTGCAATTCCAACACCGCCGGGAACATCAAATATGCGATAGCCCGCGAATGCCTCAAGAATGCGCTCATCGACAAATACGACATTCACCAGAGCATGCCGGCGCTGCCTATAATCCAGTCGATACATGACTCATCGCAAACCTCTGGCATATACGCAGGAAATACAAAATACCATAAGGTCATTGACAACGGCGACGGCACGGTTACGCTGAGCCTGAACGCCAATACCTCTTCGCCGACAAGCCTCACTCTCAGCTATGACGGATCGATGTACGCCTGCGCAGGCTGCAGCCAGAAATACTCATTCAAGAACATTTCATGGGGAGGAAACAACTATCAGGTGCTGATACAGGTGGGCAGCAGCGGCTCGGACATGGAGGAACTTTCCTGCGGCGGATACGCCTTTTTCATAATGGGACAGAAGATCGCGCCGTTAATAACCCCTGCATGGACAGCAAGACTCGGCAAAACCTATATAATAGATAATTTCGGATTCAATGACATTGGCTGGGGAGAGGCAAGCATTTCATTTTCAACAAAAGACGGCCTTCTCCTGGGCGGCAAATACGGGGCGCAGAATGTGCTGACGCCGGATTCCGGTTACGATGGTCTCGCCTGGGTGGCAGGTATAAACAACCGGGGCGACAGCTGCGTAAGAGTCGAGCCGGTGACAGGCGGAGAAAGAGTCACAATTGGCGGATATTCCGGCTACGACATCGGCCTCGTGCCTGACATAAGCATAGGTGACGTTATCATCGGCAGCACCCGGTTCCATCATACTGACTGGTACAGGCTTACGATTGCGACACCGGGACAGAATATCGGCGTGGTGACATCGGGAACGAACCCTCAGTACACTCTGGTACTCTTTGACTCCACGCTCAAGTCACCGGTCGCATTTGGTCAGGGATCATTAGACTGGGAAAGCATCACAGGAACCTATTATCTGGGGATAACGCCGTCGCCGGCGGATGCAAGCGAATATACACTATCAATAACAGCCTTCTAA
- a CDS encoding amidohydrolase, whose translation MKRIKPALFHVFIFVFALVISGYAFAGQPRTAFINAAVYTMNPKAPHAQAVVIEGNRIIYVGDTKTAKKIVDQNTRVFDLKGKMLLPGFIESHMHPSIGGLLAGVGQLDQSGTKEQYLAGVKKAVDERKCEPMITLMGFTPEMFGPDGPTAKDLDVVESEKPVMIIDNDGHSMWVNTAALKMAGVTKDTPDPLPGGHYYKRDRDGNPTGWCIEPMTYAPFIAKMDISPEDINKGNDQFFPVLSSFGITTVFDAASPMEELSFKAYADLERKDKLPFRVFGCHSIANPALLPTAVDDLSRLKKEYDSRLFKVNVMKVVYDGTLDAKSCAMFDDFANDKGNKGFELIPPQMLNDFVRKCDDAGFNIHIHAIGNRAISDVLGAYENLKKAKGLTPTRKTICHVQFFMPDTVERLKALGDVTAQTTPLWMIRDDVTEPAVGKTAYEMQALFNSLDKAGVRVTFGSDFPASTGIKGLNPFNEIEVGHTRRDLGKKDSNFLPPADERLPIDTLLRGYTINGAYQLGMEKDIGSIEVGKLADLIVLEKNLFKQKNSDIHNNQVLLTVMDGNIVYDAMKDKKAHKKSNK comes from the coding sequence GTGAAGAGAATCAAACCGGCTTTATTTCATGTGTTCATTTTTGTTTTCGCACTGGTGATATCAGGTTACGCTTTTGCAGGTCAGCCAAGAACTGCCTTCATCAATGCCGCTGTCTACACCATGAATCCCAAAGCGCCGCATGCCCAAGCGGTCGTGATCGAAGGCAACCGCATAATCTATGTGGGCGATACCAAGACTGCAAAGAAAATCGTTGATCAGAATACCAGGGTCTTCGATCTCAAGGGAAAGATGCTCCTTCCCGGCTTCATCGAAAGCCACATGCACCCGAGCATAGGCGGGCTTCTGGCCGGAGTCGGACAGCTTGATCAGAGCGGCACGAAAGAGCAGTATCTCGCCGGGGTGAAAAAGGCCGTCGATGAAAGGAAGTGCGAACCCATGATTACCCTCATGGGGTTCACTCCGGAAATGTTCGGGCCGGACGGACCAACAGCAAAAGACCTTGACGTAGTCGAAAGCGAAAAGCCGGTTATGATCATAGACAACGACGGCCATTCGATGTGGGTGAATACGGCGGCGCTCAAGATGGCCGGTGTAACGAAAGACACACCCGATCCGCTGCCGGGCGGCCACTATTACAAGAGGGACAGGGACGGCAACCCCACAGGTTGGTGCATTGAGCCGATGACATATGCGCCGTTTATCGCAAAGATGGACATCAGCCCCGAAGACATAAACAAGGGTAACGACCAGTTTTTCCCGGTACTGTCTTCTTTCGGCATTACGACGGTATTCGATGCGGCATCACCGATGGAGGAGCTCTCTTTCAAGGCCTATGCCGACCTGGAGAGGAAGGACAAGCTTCCTTTCAGGGTATTCGGATGCCACTCAATCGCAAATCCGGCCCTTCTACCAACCGCTGTTGACGATCTTTCCAGGTTGAAGAAGGAGTACGATTCCAGACTCTTCAAAGTAAATGTCATGAAGGTGGTGTACGACGGCACGCTTGATGCCAAAAGCTGCGCCATGTTCGACGATTTTGCGAACGACAAGGGGAACAAAGGCTTCGAACTTATACCTCCTCAGATGCTGAACGATTTTGTCAGGAAGTGCGATGATGCGGGATTCAACATACATATCCATGCGATAGGCAACCGCGCCATAAGCGATGTCCTCGGCGCCTATGAAAATCTCAAAAAGGCAAAAGGCTTAACACCGACACGAAAGACCATATGCCACGTACAGTTCTTCATGCCCGATACGGTAGAACGACTGAAGGCGCTTGGAGACGTCACCGCCCAGACCACCCCGTTATGGATGATCAGGGATGATGTAACTGAACCGGCGGTCGGAAAAACCGCATATGAAATGCAGGCTCTGTTCAACAGCCTGGACAAGGCGGGTGTGAGGGTGACCTTCGGCAGTGACTTCCCTGCCAGTACGGGTATCAAGGGACTTAATCCCTTCAACGAGATCGAGGTCGGCCATACCAGGAGGGATCTCGGCAAGAAGGATTCCAACTTCCTTCCGCCAGCAGACGAAAGGCTGCCCATCGATACGTTGCTGCGCGGCTATACGATAAATGGCGCATACCAGCTCGGCATGGAAAAAGACATCGGCTCTATTGAAGTTGGAAAACTTGCAGACCTTATCGTGCTGGAAAAGAACCTCTTCAAACAGAAAAATTCGGACATACACAACAACCAAGTCCTTCTGACAGTCATGGACGGCAATATCGTGTACGACGCCATGAAAGACAAGAAGGCGCATAAAAAATCAAATAAATAG
- a CDS encoding alanine racemase, translated as MQGETVFREYINAISNTRLPLAFVDLDRFDANVDYVAATQINTGKTIRIGSKSVRCISLLKRIFDIGGNAYQGILAFTVEEAGFLVRNGFDDIIIAYPSVQTSDMKLLAEMSSQGKTVSLMVDCQEQLDKMSETGKASGVILKACIDVDMSYRPAGNKIHLGVRRSPLRTISDVTALVNYSRSLTGVEIDSLMGYEAHVASLEDDIPGQKIQNRIKRLLKKVSVRELTKRRDSVVSALRKEGVKLRVVNGGGSGSLVSSGSDPDLTEVTAGSAFYCPALFHHFKEVEFKPSAFFALQVVRKPAPGIITCHGGGYSASGPAGIDRLPVPVFPPGLKFVPMEAAGEVQTPLVLPENGSPIEIGDTVIFQHAKAGELCERFNELYLVRSGKVVDTVKTYRGDGFAFL; from the coding sequence ATGCAGGGCGAAACTGTTTTCAGGGAATATATCAATGCCATCAGCAACACCCGGCTGCCGCTTGCTTTTGTAGATCTTGACAGGTTTGACGCAAATGTCGATTACGTGGCGGCGACTCAGATTAATACCGGAAAAACAATCAGGATAGGGTCAAAGTCCGTCAGATGCATAAGCCTCTTAAAAAGAATATTTGATATCGGGGGAAATGCCTATCAGGGGATCCTAGCATTTACCGTCGAGGAAGCGGGATTTCTTGTCCGAAACGGTTTTGACGATATAATTATCGCCTATCCCAGCGTACAGACAAGCGACATGAAACTGCTTGCAGAAATGTCGTCCCAGGGAAAGACCGTGAGCCTCATGGTCGATTGTCAAGAACAGCTTGATAAAATGAGCGAGACGGGAAAAGCCTCGGGCGTCATTCTTAAAGCCTGCATCGATGTGGACATGTCTTATCGGCCGGCAGGCAATAAAATCCATCTGGGAGTCAGGAGAAGCCCTTTAAGGACTATCAGTGACGTGACAGCCCTGGTTAATTATTCCCGAAGCCTCACAGGGGTGGAAATCGACAGTCTCATGGGCTATGAAGCGCATGTGGCAAGCCTTGAAGACGATATCCCCGGCCAGAAAATTCAGAACAGAATCAAGAGGCTTTTGAAAAAGGTTTCGGTGCGGGAACTAACGAAACGCCGGGATTCGGTTGTCTCGGCTCTCAGAAAAGAAGGCGTGAAACTCAGAGTGGTTAACGGCGGAGGCAGCGGTAGTCTCGTTTCATCCGGCTCGGACCCGGATCTTACAGAAGTGACAGCGGGTTCTGCATTTTACTGCCCTGCACTTTTCCATCATTTCAAGGAAGTTGAGTTCAAACCTTCAGCATTTTTCGCATTGCAGGTTGTCAGAAAGCCTGCGCCGGGAATAATCACCTGCCACGGAGGAGGCTATTCCGCATCCGGCCCTGCCGGTATTGACAGATTGCCAGTTCCGGTTTTTCCTCCGGGATTGAAGTTTGTGCCGATGGAGGCTGCCGGCGAGGTGCAGACACCTCTTGTTCTTCCTGAAAACGGCTCTCCCATAGAAATCGGTGACACTGTCATTTTTCAGCATGCCAAGGCAGGCGAACTCTGCGAAAGGTTCAACGAGCTTTATCTTGTCAGATCAGGCAAAGTCGTTGACACGGTTAAGACCTACCGGGGCGATGGCTTCGCGTTTTTATAG
- the yfcD gene encoding NUDIX hydrolase YfcD, whose amino-acid sequence MSSFEEALIVDKENNVIGSAPRYVMRRDGLIHRATYILVFSHAGDLFVHQRTFNKDIFPGYYDLCVGGVVTAGETYEESAAREIEEEIGIRNVPLQAHFDFYGEYENQKVWGRVFSCISDGPFLLQAEEVISGAFYSVEEALGLTLTNACTPDSVHVLQRYLENRGDNKTSSFHV is encoded by the coding sequence ATGTCATCGTTCGAAGAGGCCTTGATCGTCGATAAGGAAAACAATGTTATTGGAAGCGCCCCGAGATATGTCATGAGAAGGGACGGTCTTATCCACAGGGCGACTTACATACTTGTTTTCAGCCATGCCGGCGACCTGTTCGTCCATCAGAGGACTTTCAACAAAGACATATTTCCCGGGTATTATGACCTGTGTGTTGGTGGTGTGGTTACAGCCGGAGAAACCTATGAGGAATCCGCTGCAAGGGAAATCGAGGAGGAAATCGGCATCAGGAATGTCCCGCTGCAGGCTCATTTTGATTTCTACGGCGAGTATGAAAACCAGAAGGTCTGGGGACGCGTTTTTTCATGCATATCTGACGGTCCGTTCCTGCTCCAGGCTGAAGAAGTGATCTCAGGGGCTTTCTACAGTGTCGAAGAAGCGCTCGGTCTAACCCTTACAAACGCGTGCACGCCGGACAGCGTTCATGTTCTTCAGAGATACCTGGAAAACCGTGGAGATAATAAAACCTCATCTTTTCATGTATAA